From one Streptomyces chromofuscus genomic stretch:
- a CDS encoding ATP-binding protein translates to MSIWWSLHLRREAASVPLARRLLLGTMETAGVDPDVSYDLSVALTEACANAVEHGGDTAHGRSCEVYRVTAYLDGEKCRIEVTDSGPGFTRPHPRTPPARTDAEHGRGLCLIEELADHVHIGNHPGRDGAVVSFDKILKWREDAPLMAV, encoded by the coding sequence ATGAGCATCTGGTGGTCACTCCATCTGCGGCGCGAGGCCGCGAGCGTGCCGCTCGCCCGGCGTCTGCTGCTCGGCACGATGGAGACGGCCGGAGTCGACCCGGACGTCTCGTACGACCTCTCCGTCGCGCTCACCGAGGCCTGCGCGAACGCCGTGGAGCACGGCGGGGACACCGCGCACGGCCGCTCCTGCGAGGTGTACCGGGTCACCGCCTACCTCGACGGCGAGAAGTGCCGCATCGAGGTCACCGACTCCGGCCCCGGCTTCACCCGCCCCCACCCCCGTACGCCGCCGGCCCGCACGGACGCCGAACACGGCCGGGGCCTCTGCCTCATCGAGGAACTCGCCGATCACGTCCACATCGGCAACCACCCCGGCCGGGACGGGGCCGTGGTCAGCTTCGACAAGATCCTCAAGTGGAGAGAGGACGCGCCGCTGATGGCGGTGTAG